Proteins from a genomic interval of Zingiber officinale cultivar Zhangliang chromosome 1B, Zo_v1.1, whole genome shotgun sequence:
- the LOC121977076 gene encoding peptidyl-prolyl cis-trans isomerase FKBP20-1-like yields MDDPVDLTGDGGVLKTIITKPRDDALAPSDSIPVVDVHYEGTLAETGEVFDTTHEDNSVFSFEIGSGTVIKAWDIALRTMKVGEICKITCKPDYAYGITGSPPEIPPNATLVFEVELVACRPRKGASLGSVSDEKARLQELKKQRESIAASKEEEKKKREEAKAAAAARVQAKLESKKNQGKGKGKAK; encoded by the exons ATGGATGATCCTGTAGATTTAACAGGTGATGGTGGTGTTCTGAAAACTATCATTACAAAACCCAGAGATGATGCACTTGCACCATCAGATAGCATTCCTGTGGTAGATG TTCATTAtgaaggcacacttgctgaaactggtgaagtttttgataCCACACACGAGGACAATTCTGTTTTCTCATTCGAGATTGGAAGTGGCACTGTGATAAAGGCTTGGGATATAGCTTTAAGAACTATGAAG GTTGGAGAAATATGCAAAATTACATGCAAACCAGACTACGCCTATGGAATCACTGGTTCTCCACCTGAAATACCTCCCAA TGCAACACTTGTTTTTGAGGTGGAGTTGGTAGCATGTCGTCCCCGGAAAGGTGCAAGTCTTGGTAGTGTGTCGGATGAAAAGGCTCGACTGCA GGAACTAAAGAAGCAGAGAGAAAGCATTGCGGCAAgcaaagaggaggagaagaagaagagagaagaggcAAAAGCTGCAGCAGCAGCTCGAGTACAAGCTAAACTGGAATCAAAGAAGAACCAGGGGAAGGGCAAAGGGAAAGCAAAATAG
- the LOC121977085 gene encoding protein CANDIDATE G-PROTEIN COUPLED RECEPTOR 7-like has translation MDGAPCRIPLLISLLLALILPSMAEIKTLEISDDSRSIILFEKFGFSLKGTVNINISGVSVASASSALAADQSNFGFFLISDESLIQAAYDTQQNPDSNSYPDCILMSPYVYLLFNFLKLSPPPPSGAYSDSFNAPRPDEYSLYFANCNPGSAVTMAIHTEMYNTRRDNTRDYLSVGQSPVPSIYTFFAVAYAAFLAVWIYLTLFQNRLSSHQIHHLMAGLLLSKALYLVFAAEDQHYIRKTGTPHGWDVPFYIFQVLKGVLLFTVIVLIGTGWSFLKPFLQEREKKVIMIVIPLQIVANIASVVIGETGPFIKDWVTWNQVFLLIDIICCCAILFPIIWSIRSLRETSKTDGKAARNLTKLTLFRQFYIVVIGYLYFTRIVVFALKTIASYKYRWVSVAAEETVGLIFYLFMFYMFRPVERNQYFAIDDEEEEAAELALREEEFEL, from the coding sequence ATGGATGGAGCTCCCTGTCGCATTCCTCTCCTCATCTCCCTCCTCCTCGCTCTTATTTTACCTTCCATGGCGGAGATCAAGACCCTAGAGATCTCAGATGACTCCCGGTCGATTATCCTGTTTGAGAAGTTCGGATTCAGTCTAAAGGGCACCGTCAACATCAATATATCGGGCGTCTCTGTCGCCTCCGCCTCCTCCGCCCTCGCCGCCGACCAGTCCAACTTCGGATTCTTCCTCATCTCCGACGAGAGCCTCATACAGGCCGCCTACGACACGCAGCAGAATCCTGACTCCAACTCCTACCCCGATTGCATCCTAATGAGCCCTTACGTCTATCTCCTCTTCAACTTTTTGAAGCTTTCCCCACCGCCTCCCAGCGGCGCTTACAGCGACTCCTTCAACGCCCCCCGTCCCGACGAATACAGCCTCTACTTCGCCAATTGCAACCCCGGTTCCGCGGTCACGATGGCGATCCACACGGAGATGTACAACACCCGTCGCGACAACACCCGAGACTACCTGTCGGTCGGCCAGTCCCCGGTGCCATCGATCTACACTTTCTTCGCAGTCGCCTACGCTGCCTTCCTGGCCGTATGGATCTACCTCACTCTGTTCCAGAATCGGCTCTCCTCCCATCAGATCCACCACTTGATGGCCGGGCTTCTTCTCTCCAAGGCTCTCTACCTCGTATTCGCCGCCGAGGACCAGCACTACATCCGGAAGACCGGCACCCCTCATGGGTGGGACGTCCCTTTCTACATCTTCCAGGTCCTCAAAGGCGTCCTCTTGTTCACGGTCATCGTCCTCATAGGCACCGGCTGGTCCTTCCTCAAGCCCTTCCTGCAGGAACGCGAGAAGAAGGTTATCATGATCGTGATCCCGCTCCAGATCGTTGCTAACATCGCGTCGGTTGTGATCGGCGAGACTGGGCCGTTCATCAAGGACTGGGTCACCTGGAACCAGGTTTTCCTTCTCATCGATATCATCTGCTGCTGTGCCATTCTGTTCCCCATCATCTGGTCGATAAGGTCTCTGCGAGAGACGTCCAAGACTGACGGGAAGGCCGCGAGGAACCTCACGAAGCTCACTTTATTCCGGCAATTCTACATTGTCGTGATTGGATACCTTTACTTCACCAGGATCGTTGTCTTTGCTTTGAAGACGATCGCGTCCTACAAATACCGGTGGGTGAGCGTGGCTGCCGAGGAGACCGTGGgccttattttctatttattcatgttCTACATGTTCCGGCCAGTAGAGAGAAATCAGTACTTTGCGATCgacgatgaagaggaagaagctgcAGAATTAGCTCTTCGTGAGGAAGAATTCGAACTCTGA